One window of Microbacterium sp. 1S1 genomic DNA carries:
- a CDS encoding ABC transporter permease: protein MTDTRDLFAAVPRSAFDTPGESRGLIDVVRWRYLLHLLVRTGVTTRYRNSVLGWTWSYVRPAAQFLVFWVVLGLFMNLDRGIPNYAIYLFSGIVVINLFSEAFKNATTSIVGNAPLVRKVFLPRQLFAVSAVIVAFVHFLPQVALLLLVCLLLGWVTHISILSVLAILAGMIIVMTFALGLGLFFGAINVRFRDAENIVELLLLLATWASPVLYAWTQVQDAVVDKLGWPQWVVEVYMLNPITQGVELFHYAFWRPVTDTAFALPEGLAWNTLWTMLISIGTLLLGQLVFRRLEGRFAQDL from the coding sequence GTGACTGATACCCGAGATCTTTTCGCTGCCGTCCCGCGTTCCGCGTTCGACACCCCGGGAGAGAGCCGCGGGCTGATCGATGTGGTGCGCTGGCGCTATCTGCTGCACCTCCTTGTCCGCACCGGCGTCACGACCCGTTATCGCAACTCCGTCCTGGGCTGGACCTGGTCCTACGTCCGCCCCGCCGCGCAGTTCCTCGTCTTCTGGGTCGTCCTCGGGCTGTTCATGAACCTGGACAGGGGGATCCCGAACTACGCGATCTATCTGTTCTCGGGGATCGTCGTCATCAATCTCTTCTCCGAGGCCTTCAAGAACGCCACGACCTCGATCGTCGGCAATGCACCGCTGGTCCGGAAGGTCTTCCTGCCGCGTCAGCTCTTCGCCGTCTCGGCCGTGATCGTGGCCTTCGTACACTTCCTGCCGCAGGTGGCTCTGCTGCTGCTCGTCTGCCTCCTGCTGGGCTGGGTCACGCACATCTCGATCCTCTCGGTGCTCGCCATCCTCGCCGGGATGATCATCGTCATGACCTTCGCCCTGGGGCTCGGACTCTTCTTCGGAGCGATCAACGTCCGCTTCCGCGATGCGGAGAACATCGTCGAGCTCCTGCTCCTCCTGGCGACCTGGGCCTCACCGGTGCTGTACGCGTGGACCCAGGTGCAGGATGCGGTCGTCGACAAGCTCGGATGGCCGCAATGGGTGGTCGAGGTGTACATGCTGAACCCGATCACCCAGGGTGTGGAACTCTTCCACTACGCGTTCTGGCGCCCGGTGACCGACACCGCGTTCGCGCTCCCGGAGGGGCTCGCTTGGAACACCCTCTGGACCATGCTGATCTCCATCGGCACGCTGCTCTTGGGGCAGCTCGTCTTCCGCCGTCTCGAAGGAAGGTTCGCACAGGACCTATGA
- a CDS encoding ABC transporter ATP-binding protein, with amino-acid sequence MSAPATLRPSIVIDGVKKRFTLNHAFSLKDTVVSWIKRRRLTSEFEALKGVDIVIGEGESVAVLGLNGSGKSTLLKLVSGVMEPDEGQVLTRGRVAGLIEVGAGFHPELSGRENVFLNAAILGMKKHEIEARYDEIVAFSEIEQFIDQEVKHYSSGMFMRLAFSVAIHVELDVLLVDEILSVGDAPFREKCRLKFEELIAEGKTLVVVSHDMEMVRELCTRGIVIDKGRVIYDGEVEGAIALVDK; translated from the coding sequence ATGAGTGCTCCCGCCACGCTCCGCCCGAGCATCGTCATCGACGGCGTCAAGAAGCGGTTCACGCTCAACCACGCCTTCTCCTTGAAGGACACCGTCGTGTCCTGGATCAAACGCCGCAGGCTCACCAGCGAGTTCGAGGCGTTGAAGGGTGTCGACATCGTCATCGGAGAAGGTGAGTCCGTCGCGGTGCTCGGCCTCAACGGCTCCGGCAAGTCGACGTTGCTCAAGCTCGTCTCCGGTGTGATGGAGCCCGACGAGGGGCAGGTCCTCACCCGCGGCCGTGTCGCCGGTCTCATCGAGGTGGGCGCCGGGTTCCATCCCGAGCTGTCCGGGCGCGAGAACGTGTTCCTCAATGCGGCCATCCTGGGCATGAAGAAGCACGAGATCGAGGCCCGTTACGACGAGATCGTGGCGTTCAGCGAGATCGAGCAGTTCATCGACCAGGAGGTCAAGCACTACTCGTCCGGCATGTTCATGCGCCTCGCGTTCTCCGTGGCCATCCATGTCGAGCTCGACGTGCTGCTCGTGGACGAGATCCTGTCCGTGGGCGACGCGCCGTTCCGGGAGAAGTGCCGGCTGAAGTTCGAGGAGCTCATCGCCGAGGGCAAGACGCTCGTCGTCGTCAGCCACGACATGGAGATGGTCCGCGAGCTCTGCACCCGCGGGATCGTGATCGACAAGGGGCGCGTGATCTACGACGGCGAGGTCGAGGGCGCCATCGCGCTGGTGGACAAGTGA
- a CDS encoding FG-GAP-like repeat-containing protein, with product MSRRAPRSRNTTKVTRLLTCFLAASALVIGAVVPASAASAATSVAPAVARVADPAQTGLAKTTLAGFTPGNIISDAVFTNKSTMTEAQIQTFFNGKVSRCLGGRDENNEPIVCLKDFRMNTVTRPGDQYCSGYTGAANESAARIIYRVAQACNINPQVLIVMLQKEQSLVTHTWPSAWRYRIALGQGCPDTAPCDPKYVGFFHQIYGAARQMQIYMEGKWFQWYAPGRTWNILYNPNNSCGSAPVYVANKATSALYYYTPYQPNAAALRAGYGAGDSCSAYGNRNFYNYFTDWFGSTQGKPVAAPPVISSANTSSFVVGVDQAGSVWGYPFSKKAWGNRVQMATGLTGVKAFFGVGDLTGDGNRDFLSVDASGQPSVLYGDGSLKLSAPTRLGGNWSGTVLVVPAGDFNGDGIPDVFTTDASGGLYLRAGDGRGGFGAATLVGSGWSTMTMLVGAVDMNGDGRSDLIARDTAGRLFLYPGNGRGGWGTKAQIGSGWSGMTSVFSPGDFTGNGTPDLLAHKSDGVLMAYEGRSTAFVASVGTVGSGWQNLTTKASAGPAVTKPRALPAGFGNVDGLGGNDVVALTKTGELRLYGGSGTGSWRSSSTLATGWGAQDRIFSLGDFTGDGRADLARVDSAGVLTLLPGTGSGFGQATRIGHGWASFVQIVGGVDFDGDRKPDVIGVHEDGRMILYRGNGSGGFQGDGVQIGKGWGVVDHVVNVGDFTGDGRSDLLARTSDGALRLYPTTADGGFGTMVQIGKGWGGMTQIVGPGDFNGDGWPDVLAIRQDGAMFLYPGNGKGGWGTSVQIGSGWQNITSLG from the coding sequence ATGTCTCGACGTGCCCCACGCTCTCGAAACACCACGAAGGTCACCCGCCTTCTCACCTGTTTCCTCGCTGCCTCCGCCCTGGTCATCGGCGCGGTGGTCCCCGCCTCCGCCGCCTCCGCCGCGACCTCCGTCGCACCGGCGGTTGCGCGCGTCGCCGATCCAGCGCAGACCGGGCTGGCGAAGACCACGCTCGCGGGCTTCACTCCGGGCAATATCATCAGCGACGCCGTGTTCACCAACAAGAGCACGATGACGGAGGCGCAGATCCAGACCTTCTTCAACGGCAAGGTCTCTCGCTGCCTCGGTGGACGCGACGAGAACAACGAGCCGATCGTCTGCCTCAAGGACTTCCGCATGAACACGGTCACCCGGCCGGGCGACCAGTACTGCAGCGGGTACACCGGCGCCGCGAACGAGTCGGCGGCGCGGATCATCTACCGCGTCGCACAGGCCTGCAACATCAACCCGCAGGTGCTCATCGTCATGCTCCAGAAGGAGCAGAGCCTGGTGACGCACACCTGGCCGAGCGCCTGGCGGTACCGCATCGCCCTCGGGCAGGGCTGCCCGGACACCGCGCCCTGCGACCCGAAATACGTTGGGTTCTTCCACCAGATCTACGGCGCGGCGCGTCAGATGCAGATCTACATGGAAGGCAAGTGGTTCCAGTGGTACGCGCCGGGGCGGACCTGGAACATCCTCTACAACCCCAACAACTCCTGCGGATCCGCGCCGGTGTACGTCGCGAACAAGGCGACGTCCGCGCTGTACTACTACACGCCGTATCAGCCCAACGCCGCCGCCCTCCGGGCGGGGTACGGCGCGGGCGACAGCTGCTCCGCGTACGGCAACCGGAACTTCTACAACTACTTCACCGACTGGTTCGGTTCCACGCAGGGGAAGCCGGTCGCGGCACCGCCCGTGATCTCGTCCGCGAACACCTCGAGCTTCGTCGTGGGCGTCGACCAGGCGGGCAGCGTGTGGGGGTACCCGTTCTCCAAGAAGGCGTGGGGCAACCGCGTGCAGATGGCCACGGGCCTGACCGGGGTCAAGGCCTTCTTCGGCGTGGGCGACCTCACGGGCGACGGCAACCGCGACTTCCTCTCCGTCGACGCATCCGGACAGCCGTCGGTTCTCTACGGGGACGGCAGCCTCAAGCTGAGCGCCCCGACGCGATTGGGCGGCAATTGGTCGGGCACCGTGCTCGTCGTACCGGCCGGTGACTTCAACGGCGACGGGATCCCCGACGTCTTCACGACCGATGCCTCCGGAGGGCTGTACCTGCGTGCCGGCGACGGTCGGGGCGGGTTCGGAGCCGCCACGCTCGTCGGCAGCGGCTGGAGCACCATGACCATGCTCGTGGGCGCCGTGGACATGAACGGAGACGGACGCAGCGACCTGATCGCCCGCGACACGGCCGGCAGACTCTTCCTGTATCCCGGCAACGGCCGCGGCGGGTGGGGCACCAAGGCGCAGATCGGCAGCGGCTGGTCGGGGATGACCTCCGTCTTCAGCCCGGGCGACTTCACCGGGAACGGGACGCCCGACCTCCTCGCCCACAAGTCCGACGGCGTGCTGATGGCCTACGAAGGACGCTCGACCGCCTTCGTGGCCAGTGTCGGCACCGTGGGTTCCGGCTGGCAGAACCTCACGACGAAGGCCTCCGCCGGGCCGGCCGTGACGAAGCCGCGGGCGCTTCCCGCCGGCTTCGGCAACGTCGACGGTCTCGGCGGGAACGACGTCGTGGCATTGACGAAGACCGGCGAGCTCCGTCTCTACGGAGGTTCCGGGACGGGGAGCTGGCGGTCTTCGAGCACGCTCGCGACGGGCTGGGGCGCACAGGACCGGATCTTCTCCCTCGGGGACTTCACCGGAGACGGCAGGGCGGACCTCGCCCGGGTCGACAGCGCCGGGGTGCTCACGCTCCTGCCCGGCACCGGCAGCGGCTTCGGTCAGGCGACGCGCATCGGCCACGGCTGGGCGTCGTTCGTCCAGATCGTGGGCGGCGTGGACTTCGACGGTGACCGGAAGCCCGACGTGATCGGCGTCCACGAGGACGGACGCATGATCCTGTACCGCGGGAACGGCAGCGGAGGGTTCCAAGGCGACGGCGTGCAGATCGGCAAGGGCTGGGGAGTGGTGGACCACGTCGTCAACGTCGGCGACTTCACGGGGGACGGTCGCAGCGACCTCCTCGCGCGGACCTCCGACGGCGCTCTCCGCCTCTACCCGACGACAGCCGACGGCGGTTTCGGGACCATGGTGCAGATCGGCAAGGGCTGGGGCGGGATGACCCAGATCGTCGGGCCGGGGGACTTCAACGGCGACGGATGGCCGGACGTCCTCGCGATCCGTCAGGACGGTGCCATGTTCCTCTACCCGGGCAACGGCAAGGGCGGCTGGGGGACCAGCGTGCAGATCGGTTCGGGATGGCAGAACATCACCAGTCTCGGTTGA
- a CDS encoding glycosyltransferase encodes MGARLRVVLDQLVHVVDPDQASAAQDLAVGLIQTAPPNCTVDAIVPAGAQVPVRGIDEVRTLAVGRRELAASWQLGIAPGVGGGLIHAPTLLAPLVRHDRLHDNDQTTVTLWDLRAWEAPSQLPRGTVAWQRGMLRRAVKHADAVVVPSHSMAQRLSGLAKLGDRIRVIAGAPPQDFRVPADAAARRDRLGLPADYVVLCGPEDSLQTGFRAAVAAGLDAVVIGAGEGTEPRLAELAAAAGLPERRAHVRGTLDVPDRAAAVSGARVFVSTDAVSGWPWRAVEAMSLGVPVVAVESGCHHDVIADGGAVVPIDDLPAAVEDAATGGANRLRVLAEDRSRAFSWASAAERVWSLHADL; translated from the coding sequence ATGGGTGCTCGGCTGCGTGTGGTTCTGGATCAGCTCGTGCATGTCGTCGACCCCGACCAGGCGTCGGCGGCGCAGGATCTCGCCGTCGGCCTCATCCAGACCGCCCCGCCGAACTGCACCGTGGATGCAATCGTTCCCGCGGGCGCACAGGTTCCGGTCCGCGGCATCGACGAGGTGCGCACGCTCGCTGTCGGGCGCCGTGAGCTCGCCGCATCGTGGCAGCTCGGGATCGCGCCAGGGGTGGGCGGCGGCCTCATCCATGCGCCAACCCTGCTCGCCCCGCTCGTCCGGCACGACCGCCTGCACGACAACGACCAGACGACGGTCACGCTCTGGGATCTGCGGGCGTGGGAGGCGCCGTCGCAGCTGCCCCGCGGCACGGTCGCCTGGCAGCGCGGGATGCTCCGCCGGGCGGTGAAGCACGCGGACGCCGTGGTGGTCCCGTCGCATTCGATGGCGCAGCGTCTGTCCGGGCTGGCGAAGCTGGGGGACCGCATCCGTGTCATCGCCGGCGCGCCGCCCCAGGACTTCCGCGTCCCCGCCGACGCCGCCGCGCGTCGCGACCGTCTCGGACTGCCCGCGGACTACGTCGTCCTGTGCGGCCCCGAGGACAGCCTGCAGACCGGCTTCCGTGCGGCGGTCGCGGCCGGCCTCGACGCCGTCGTGATCGGGGCGGGGGAGGGGACCGAGCCCCGCCTCGCCGAACTCGCGGCCGCGGCCGGGTTGCCCGAGCGTCGCGCGCACGTCCGCGGCACGCTGGATGTACCGGATCGCGCTGCCGCCGTCTCGGGCGCCAGGGTCTTCGTCTCGACGGACGCGGTGTCCGGATGGCCCTGGCGGGCGGTGGAGGCCATGTCCCTCGGCGTGCCCGTCGTCGCCGTGGAGTCCGGGTGTCACCATGACGTCATCGCCGACGGGGGTGCCGTCGTCCCCATCGATGACCTTCCGGCCGCGGTGGAGGATGCCGCGACGGGCGGGGCGAACCGCCTGCGGGTGCTCGCCGAGGACCGCTCGCGGGCGTTCTCCTGGGCGAGTGCGGCGGAGCGCGTGTGGAGTCTGCACGCGGACCTCTGA
- a CDS encoding DUF4012 domain-containing protein, whose protein sequence is MSDGRLPVRRRWIGWTIGLLVTLLVLALGWVTVRGIGAVDNLQQIAKATSQLKQSIADGDLDGAAPIADRISRNAESARSLTGDPVWQAFAVLPWIGPNFRAVSEVAVIADDISADALDPLLAVADEVDLASLGFSGGAIDLAPFAAVEQPLGTASAALASAEDRARRIDADATLPPLADAVRELRGSVTQAATAVGALHGASVLLPSMLGGEGPRSYVLAMQNNAELRSSGGIIGSIALLHAENGRITLQRQASTRDFPPLDAPLPLSDSTVALFEDRPGRYLQNITSIPDFREAGKTIATRWEGRFGGRVDGVIAVDAVVAAHLMRATGDLSFGPFTATADTVTDILLSEIYASVPDPAAQDEIFAQAAGGLFGAALSQAEPRALLRAVSDAAGEGRIRIWSAHEDEESLLARSTLGGAIPNDEADAPVVGVLFNDGTGGKMDYYTRAAIATAVGTCQGGPTTQVRVTWTNTAPADAATSLPPYVTADGIYGVPAGSVRTLIAVYGPEGATTSHIDRDGAEEGVQTATIGDRSVVQHEVVLAPGESTTITVEFQGDGAGFRLTEVQHTPLIVGPELTRDTLRCSS, encoded by the coding sequence GTGAGCGATGGTCGACTCCCCGTCCGCCGCCGATGGATCGGGTGGACCATCGGCCTCCTCGTCACGCTGCTCGTCCTCGCTCTCGGGTGGGTGACCGTCCGCGGGATCGGAGCGGTGGACAATCTCCAGCAGATCGCGAAGGCGACCAGCCAGCTCAAGCAGTCCATCGCCGACGGCGACCTGGACGGGGCAGCCCCGATCGCCGACCGCATCTCCCGCAACGCGGAGTCGGCCCGGTCGCTGACCGGAGATCCGGTGTGGCAGGCCTTCGCCGTCCTGCCCTGGATCGGCCCGAACTTCCGCGCGGTGAGCGAGGTGGCGGTGATCGCCGACGATATCTCCGCAGACGCGCTCGATCCGCTGCTGGCCGTCGCAGACGAGGTGGATCTCGCGAGTCTCGGCTTCTCCGGCGGGGCGATCGACCTCGCCCCTTTCGCTGCCGTCGAGCAGCCGCTCGGAACGGCGAGCGCGGCGCTGGCATCCGCCGAGGACCGGGCGCGACGCATCGACGCCGACGCCACCCTCCCTCCTCTCGCCGACGCCGTCCGGGAGCTGCGCGGCTCCGTCACCCAGGCGGCGACCGCCGTGGGCGCGCTGCACGGGGCGTCGGTCCTCCTCCCGAGCATGCTCGGCGGCGAAGGCCCGCGCTCCTATGTTCTCGCGATGCAGAACAACGCCGAGTTGCGCTCGTCCGGCGGCATCATCGGATCGATCGCGCTCCTGCATGCGGAGAACGGCAGGATCACCCTCCAGCGGCAGGCGTCGACGCGCGACTTCCCGCCGTTGGATGCGCCCCTCCCGCTCAGCGACAGCACCGTTGCCCTCTTCGAGGACCGCCCCGGACGATACCTCCAGAACATCACGAGCATCCCGGACTTCCGGGAGGCCGGGAAGACCATCGCGACCCGCTGGGAAGGACGCTTCGGCGGTCGGGTGGACGGCGTCATCGCTGTGGATGCGGTGGTGGCCGCGCATCTCATGCGCGCCACCGGGGACCTGTCCTTCGGGCCCTTCACCGCGACGGCCGACACCGTCACGGACATCCTGCTGTCCGAGATCTACGCGTCGGTGCCCGACCCCGCAGCACAGGACGAGATCTTCGCTCAGGCCGCCGGCGGGCTGTTCGGTGCCGCGCTCTCCCAGGCGGAGCCACGGGCCCTCCTCCGCGCCGTCTCCGATGCGGCAGGCGAGGGCCGCATCCGGATCTGGAGCGCACACGAGGATGAGGAGTCGCTCCTGGCGCGCAGCACTCTGGGCGGGGCGATCCCAAACGACGAGGCCGATGCGCCCGTCGTGGGCGTGCTGTTCAACGACGGCACCGGCGGGAAGATGGACTACTACACCCGAGCAGCCATCGCGACCGCGGTGGGAACGTGCCAGGGCGGGCCCACGACGCAGGTGCGCGTCACCTGGACGAACACCGCCCCCGCCGACGCCGCGACGTCGCTGCCGCCCTACGTGACCGCCGACGGCATCTACGGGGTGCCGGCCGGAAGCGTCCGCACCCTGATCGCCGTGTACGGCCCGGAGGGGGCGACGACTTCGCACATCGACCGCGACGGCGCCGAGGAGGGCGTCCAGACGGCGACCATCGGTGACCGTTCCGTCGTGCAGCACGAGGTGGTGCTCGCCCCCGGGGAGTCCACGACCATCACCGTGGAGTTCCAGGGCGACGGCGCAGGGTTCCGGCTCACCGAGGTGCAGCACACGCCGCTGATCGTCGGTCCGGAATTGACGCGGGACACCCTTCGATGCAGTTCGTGA